The Armatimonadota bacterium genome includes a window with the following:
- a CDS encoding sugar phosphate isomerase: protein MKRFPIAVQLYTLRDQTAADFPGTLREVARMGYDGVEFAGYGGLGAGELKSLLEGLGLRCAGAHEGIERLEQALDEVIAFHRELGNRYVVVPWLGEDRWGGPDGWRKVGKQLGEFGGRLREAGLHLCYHNHSFEFQRFDGEYGLDILYASAPADALQAELDTYWVKHGGEDPIAYIERYAGRIPLIHLKDMAAGEDRAFAEVGEGILDIPGIFRAAENAGTEWIIVEQDVCQRPPLESVQLSLENLRKMGLA, encoded by the coding sequence ATGAAACGTTTTCCAATCGCTGTTCAGTTGTACACCCTCCGCGACCAGACGGCGGCCGACTTCCCGGGCACCCTCCGCGAGGTGGCCCGGATGGGCTATGACGGAGTCGAGTTCGCCGGGTACGGGGGCCTTGGAGCGGGCGAGTTGAAGTCCCTGCTGGAAGGGCTGGGGCTGCGCTGCGCTGGAGCTCACGAAGGAATCGAGCGGCTGGAGCAGGCGCTGGATGAAGTGATCGCGTTCCACCGGGAGCTTGGCAACCGCTATGTGGTGGTGCCTTGGCTGGGCGAGGATCGCTGGGGCGGTCCGGACGGCTGGCGCAAGGTGGGAAAACAACTCGGGGAGTTCGGTGGCAGGCTGCGCGAGGCCGGGCTCCATCTGTGCTACCACAACCACTCGTTCGAGTTCCAGCGGTTCGACGGTGAGTACGGGTTGGACATCCTCTACGCCTCCGCCCCTGCGGACGCGCTGCAGGCCGAGCTGGACACTTACTGGGTGAAGCACGGCGGCGAGGATCCCATCGCTTACATCGAGCGCTACGCCGGGCGTATCCCGCTCATCCATCTCAAGGACATGGCTGCCGGCGAGGACCGGGCTTTCGCCGAGGTGGGCGAGGGCATTCTGGACATTCCGGGCATCTTCCGGGCTGCAGAGAATGCCGGGACGGAGTGGATCATCGTGGAACAGGACGTCTGCCAGCGTCCTCCTTTGGAGAGCGTGCAGCTGAGCCTGGAGAATCTCAGGAAGATGGGGTTGGCTTAA
- a CDS encoding succinate dehydrogenase iron-sulfur subunit — MLASEKKMADTDRKVHLKILRQDTPASRPYWDEFEVDYSPGMNVISCLMAIQRNPVNRKGERVRPVVWECNCLEEVCGACSMVINGTPRQACSCLVDKVTQPIELRPLSKFPVLRDLMVDRQAMFDAFKKVKAWVEIDGTHDLGPGPQMPQHEQEKLYPLTRCMVCGCCMEACPQYDSLRKPFIGPATLNQAHRFNVDRTGKMTKEERLRAVMEKGGIQDCGNAQNCVRVCPKEIPITDSIAELGRETTKLLLKDIFG; from the coding sequence ATGCTGGCAAGTGAGAAGAAAATGGCTGACACAGACAGAAAAGTGCACCTGAAGATACTGCGGCAGGACACCCCTGCATCGCGGCCCTACTGGGATGAGTTCGAGGTGGACTACTCCCCGGGGATGAACGTTATCTCCTGCCTGATGGCCATCCAGCGAAACCCGGTGAACCGGAAGGGAGAGCGCGTGCGCCCCGTGGTGTGGGAATGCAACTGCCTTGAGGAGGTCTGCGGCGCCTGCTCCATGGTGATCAACGGCACACCCCGTCAGGCCTGCTCCTGTCTTGTGGACAAGGTGACGCAACCCATCGAGCTCCGGCCGCTCTCCAAGTTCCCGGTGCTGCGCGACCTGATGGTGGACCGGCAGGCCATGTTCGACGCCTTCAAAAAGGTGAAGGCGTGGGTGGAGATTGACGGCACGCACGACCTGGGCCCCGGTCCGCAGATGCCTCAGCACGAGCAGGAGAAGCTGTATCCCCTGACGCGGTGCATGGTGTGTGGATGCTGCATGGAGGCGTGCCCGCAGTATGATAGCCTCCGCAAGCCGTTCATCGGACCCGCCACGCTGAACCAGGCGCATCGCTTCAATGTGGACCGCACCGGAAAGATGACGAAAGAGGAGCGCCTGCGCGCCGTAATGGAGAAAGGCGGCATTCAGGACTGCGGAAACGCGCAGAACTGCGTGCGCGTCTGCCCGAAGGAGATCCCTATCACGGATTCCATCGCGGAGCTGGGGCGGGAGACCACCAAGCTTCTGTTGAAGGATATCTTCGGCTGA
- the sdhA gene encoding succinate dehydrogenase flavoprotein subunit — protein sequence MAKPNFIVVGGGLAGLMTTIKIAEAGYSVDLISLLPVRRSHSVCAQGGINGAVNIRGENDSPDIHFFDTVKGGDFLADQPLAKGMCYAAPGIIYLLDRMGVAFNRTPEGNLDFRRFGGTLYHRTAFAGATTGQQMLYALDEQVRRFEAAGLVRKFEHHDFLAPVLDERRTCRGVVALDLWEMKVVTFRGDAVVMATGGPGGIYRQSTNSVLNTGSAAAAAYMAGARYANPEFIQVHPTAIPGEDKLRLMSESARGEGGRVWVPRNKGDNRPPREIPEEDRWYFLEEKYPRFKNLVPRDIASREIYDVCVNKGLGVGGGLMVYLDLTHIPAETLDRKLGGILEIYEKFRGDDPRKEPMRIFPAVHYSMGGLWVGYDADDQGMPIVGSPANHATNIRGLYAAGEVDHQYHGANRLGANSLLSCIYGGMLAGPAVVSYSTDLDELASELPSTLFEQEERRWTERFEQIGRMDGTENAYEIHHELGRWMVENVTIVRDNAKLRETENKILELRERWHRLNVLDTQMWANQAVAFANQLWNMLELARLITVAAEARNESRGAHYKPEFPERDDENWLKTTIAEYSPDGPKLSYEPVDTSLIRPVARKYD from the coding sequence ATGGCAAAACCGAACTTCATCGTGGTTGGCGGCGGCCTTGCGGGACTGATGACCACCATCAAGATCGCGGAGGCCGGATACAGTGTGGACCTGATCTCCCTGTTGCCGGTCCGCCGGTCACACTCCGTGTGCGCCCAGGGCGGCATCAACGGGGCGGTCAACATCCGCGGGGAGAACGACTCGCCGGATATCCACTTTTTCGATACCGTCAAAGGCGGCGACTTTCTGGCCGACCAGCCGCTGGCCAAGGGTATGTGCTACGCCGCGCCCGGGATCATCTACCTGCTGGACCGCATGGGAGTGGCCTTCAACCGGACGCCGGAAGGCAACCTGGACTTCCGCCGCTTCGGAGGCACACTGTATCACCGCACGGCGTTCGCGGGAGCCACCACCGGACAGCAGATGCTTTACGCCCTGGACGAGCAGGTCCGGCGTTTCGAGGCGGCAGGGCTGGTCCGCAAGTTCGAGCACCACGACTTTCTGGCCCCGGTGCTGGATGAACGCAGAACGTGCCGCGGCGTCGTGGCGCTGGACCTGTGGGAGATGAAGGTGGTCACCTTCCGCGGAGACGCAGTGGTGATGGCCACTGGCGGCCCCGGCGGCATCTACCGGCAGTCCACCAACTCCGTGCTGAACACCGGCTCCGCCGCGGCGGCGGCCTACATGGCCGGCGCCCGGTATGCCAACCCCGAGTTCATCCAGGTCCACCCCACGGCCATCCCGGGCGAGGACAAGCTGCGCCTGATGTCCGAATCCGCGCGCGGCGAGGGCGGCCGCGTGTGGGTGCCCCGTAACAAGGGCGACAATCGTCCGCCTCGCGAGATCCCCGAGGAGGACCGGTGGTACTTCCTGGAAGAGAAGTATCCCCGCTTCAAGAACCTGGTGCCCCGCGATATCGCCAGCCGCGAGATCTACGACGTCTGCGTCAACAAGGGGTTGGGCGTGGGCGGCGGTCTGATGGTCTATCTGGACCTGACGCACATCCCCGCCGAGACGCTGGACCGGAAGCTGGGCGGCATCCTGGAGATCTACGAGAAGTTCCGCGGTGACGACCCGCGCAAGGAGCCGATGCGCATCTTCCCGGCGGTCCACTACTCCATGGGCGGCCTCTGGGTGGGCTATGACGCCGATGATCAGGGCATGCCCATCGTCGGAAGCCCGGCGAATCATGCCACCAACATCCGTGGCCTGTATGCGGCCGGCGAGGTGGACCATCAGTATCACGGAGCGAACCGCCTGGGCGCGAACTCGCTGCTCTCCTGCATCTACGGCGGCATGCTGGCAGGACCGGCGGTGGTCTCCTACTCCACAGACCTGGATGAGCTGGCCTCGGAGCTTCCCTCCACTCTGTTCGAGCAGGAAGAGCGCCGGTGGACGGAGCGCTTCGAGCAGATTGGCCGGATGGACGGGACAGAGAACGCCTACGAGATTCACCACGAGTTGGGACGCTGGATGGTGGAGAACGTCACCATCGTCCGCGACAACGCAAAGCTGCGCGAGACGGAGAACAAGATCCTGGAGCTGCGCGAGCGCTGGCACCGTTTGAACGTGCTGGACACGCAAATGTGGGCGAATCAGGCGGTGGCGTTTGCGAATCAGCTCTGGAACATGCTGGAGCTGGCCCGGCTGATCACCGTGGCGGCGGAGGCCCGCAACGAGAGCCGTGGAGCGCACTACAAGCCCGAATTCCCGGAGCGCGACGACGAGAACTGGCTGAAGACGACCATCGCAGAGTATTCGCCGGACGGGCCCAAGCTCTCCTACGAGCCGGTGGATACGTCGCTCATCCGGCCGGTGGCCCGTAAGTACGACTGA
- the sdhC gene encoding succinate dehydrogenase cytochrome b558 subunit has protein sequence MRFLDRQNFLLRRLHSLTGVVPVGAFLLEHFLTNSFALGGEEAYNEKVAFLTSLPYLYVIEALFIFLPIIFHGLLGMWIVFSAEVSVARHRYLRNWLYFFQRVSGVFLVVYITVHVWTTRFAGEENLFRLMEHKLSSPAWMWFYIAGVTAATFHFANGLWGFMVTWGITVTPRAQRWSTYACAGVFLAMTFVGVNALLAFTGDAVTFLQK, from the coding sequence TTGAGATTCTTGGACAGACAGAACTTCCTTCTGCGCAGGCTGCACTCCTTGACCGGAGTAGTGCCGGTGGGAGCATTCCTCCTTGAGCACTTCCTGACCAACTCCTTCGCTCTCGGAGGTGAAGAGGCCTACAACGAGAAGGTCGCCTTCCTGACCAGCCTGCCCTATCTCTACGTCATCGAAGCGCTGTTCATCTTTCTGCCCATCATTTTCCACGGCCTTCTCGGGATGTGGATCGTGTTCTCGGCAGAGGTCAGCGTGGCCCGGCACCGCTATTTGCGGAACTGGCTGTACTTCTTCCAGCGCGTCAGCGGGGTATTCCTGGTGGTCTACATCACCGTCCATGTCTGGACGACCCGCTTCGCCGGTGAGGAGAACCTGTTCCGCCTGATGGAGCACAAGCTCTCGTCGCCCGCCTGGATGTGGTTCTACATCGCCGGGGTCACGGCGGCCACGTTCCATTTCGCGAACGGATTGTGGGGGTTCATGGTGACGTGGGGGATCACTGTGACGCCGAGGGCTCAGAGGTGGTCCACCTACGCCTGCGCCGGAGTCTTTCTGGCAATGACCTTCGTTGGGGTGAACGCCCTACTGGCGTTCACGGGCGACGCGGTCACTTTCCTGCAGAAATAA
- a CDS encoding putative nickel-responsive regulator: MAGLQRFGVSMDEELLREFDALIGRRGYSVRSEAIRDLIREELARQAAADPGAEVAASLTILYDHHDFERSNPLNRLQHQHHHVIVCTTHVHLDEHTCLEVIILRGRSSEVRAAADALISRRGVRQGQLACIPVDHLP, from the coding sequence ATGGCCGGGCTGCAGCGTTTCGGAGTTTCGATGGACGAAGAGCTCCTGCGGGAGTTCGATGCGCTCATCGGCCGCAGAGGCTACTCGGTGCGCTCCGAGGCCATCCGCGACCTCATTCGGGAGGAGTTGGCCCGCCAGGCGGCTGCGGATCCGGGCGCGGAAGTGGCCGCCTCGCTCACCATCCTTTACGATCATCATGACTTCGAGCGCTCCAACCCGCTCAACCGCCTGCAGCATCAGCATCACCACGTCATTGTCTGTACCACACACGTCCATCTGGATGAACATACCTGCCTGGAGGTGATCATCCTGCGCGGGAGGAGCTCGGAAGTTCGCGCCGCCGCCGATGCGCTCATCAGCCGCAGGGGGGTCCGCCAGGGCCAACTTGCCTGCATTCCGGTGGACCATCTGCCCTGA
- a CDS encoding ubiquinone biosynthesis protein UbiE: MGASVGEQREFFDRLAPGWDAAERPHIGERLQRVVREAGIAPGMRVLDVGTGTGVIIPYLLDALQGAGSVTAVDISPGMLEVARGKGFPDCVRFVLADVTVADFPDDSFSCAVLNAVFPHFEDPVRALASIRRMLVPGGILCISHPVGREAVNRVHREASGVVNGDIVPGPQEMSAILAGSGFTSISVTDEPEFYLALARKPL, from the coding sequence GTGGGGGCTTCCGTTGGCGAGCAGAGAGAGTTCTTCGACCGGCTTGCGCCTGGTTGGGACGCCGCGGAGCGGCCGCATATCGGGGAGCGCCTCCAGCGTGTCGTGCGTGAGGCGGGTATCGCTCCCGGGATGCGGGTACTGGATGTGGGCACGGGCACAGGAGTCATCATCCCGTACCTGCTGGACGCCCTTCAGGGTGCTGGCAGCGTGACGGCTGTTGACATCTCTCCGGGCATGCTGGAGGTCGCCCGCGGGAAAGGGTTTCCGGACTGCGTGCGCTTTGTCCTTGCTGACGTAACTGTTGCGGATTTCCCTGACGATTCGTTCAGCTGTGCGGTATTGAATGCTGTTTTTCCCCATTTTGAGGACCCTGTCAGGGCCCTGGCCAGCATCCGTCGCATGCTTGTCCCGGGTGGAATTCTGTGCATCTCCCACCCGGTGGGGCGCGAGGCGGTGAACCGTGTCCACAGGGAGGCGAGCGGCGTCGTCAACGGCGACATCGTGCCCGGTCCGCAGGAGATGTCGGCGATCCTGGCGGGAAGCGGCTTCACTTCCATTTCCGTGACCGATGAGCCGGAATTTTATCTGGCGCTCGCCCGGAAGCCGCTCTGA
- the fucI gene encoding L-fucose isomerase has protein sequence MNINPPVNRLRSPAPKIGIRPCIDCRYGGVRESLEDQVMGMARATARFLSENLTHASGLPVECVIADICIGGVSEAAKCAEKFAREGVGVSLTVTPCWCYGSETMDMDPLIPKAVWGFNGTERPGAVYLAAVLAGHAQKGLPAFGIYGRDVQDKGDTSIPPDVQEKLLRFAKAGLAAATMKGSSYLAMGGVSMGIAGSIVDQSFFEEYLGMRVESVDMTEFVRRIEENIYDPEEYERAIAWVRERCMEGLDPNPPEKQHSREQKNRDWEFCVKMAIIARDLMVGNPRLADLGFPEEAEGHNALAGGFQGQRQWTDHFPNGDFLEAILCSSFDWNGIRQPYIVATENDCLNAVAMLFGHLLTGTAQMFSDVRTYWSPEAVKRVTGYRLEGLAENGIIHLINSGASALDWTGQQELDGKPALKPFWKIKPEEAYRCLDNTRWCPANLGYFRGGGFSSEFLTRGGMPVTMSRVNLVKGLGPVLQIAEGWTVDLPTEVGKVLMNRTDPTWPTTWFVPRLTGSGPFRDVYSVMNNWGANHGAICYGHVGADLVTLASILRIPVDMHNLPEEQLFRPAAWSRFGALEPQGADYRACAAYGPLYR, from the coding sequence ATGAACATCAACCCACCGGTCAACCGGTTGCGCAGCCCTGCGCCGAAGATCGGCATCCGTCCGTGCATCGACTGCCGCTACGGCGGCGTGCGCGAGTCGCTGGAGGATCAGGTCATGGGAATGGCGCGAGCGACGGCGCGTTTTCTCTCGGAAAACCTGACCCACGCCAGCGGCCTCCCTGTGGAGTGCGTCATCGCGGATATCTGCATCGGGGGCGTGTCCGAAGCGGCGAAGTGCGCTGAGAAGTTCGCGAGAGAGGGAGTGGGGGTCTCGCTGACTGTGACGCCGTGCTGGTGCTACGGCTCCGAGACGATGGACATGGACCCGCTGATCCCCAAGGCTGTCTGGGGGTTCAACGGAACGGAGAGGCCGGGAGCTGTCTATCTGGCGGCCGTTCTGGCCGGGCACGCGCAGAAGGGGCTGCCTGCCTTCGGCATATACGGGCGGGACGTGCAGGACAAGGGCGACACATCCATTCCGCCGGACGTTCAGGAGAAGCTGCTGAGGTTCGCGAAGGCGGGGCTCGCCGCCGCGACGATGAAGGGCTCATCCTACCTGGCTATGGGCGGGGTGTCCATGGGGATCGCCGGCTCCATCGTGGATCAGAGCTTCTTCGAGGAGTATCTTGGGATGCGTGTGGAGTCCGTGGACATGACGGAGTTTGTCCGCCGCATCGAGGAGAATATCTACGATCCGGAGGAGTACGAGCGGGCCATCGCCTGGGTGCGAGAGCGTTGCATGGAGGGACTGGATCCCAATCCTCCCGAGAAGCAGCACTCCCGCGAGCAGAAGAACCGCGACTGGGAGTTCTGCGTGAAGATGGCCATCATTGCGCGGGATCTGATGGTGGGGAACCCTCGCCTTGCGGATCTGGGATTCCCGGAGGAGGCCGAAGGGCACAACGCGCTGGCCGGAGGCTTCCAGGGACAGCGCCAGTGGACGGATCACTTCCCGAACGGTGACTTCCTCGAGGCGATTCTATGCTCGTCGTTCGACTGGAACGGAATCCGGCAGCCCTATATCGTGGCTACCGAGAACGACTGCCTGAACGCGGTGGCCATGCTGTTCGGGCATCTACTCACCGGGACCGCTCAGATGTTCTCCGACGTGCGCACCTACTGGAGCCCTGAGGCCGTCAAACGGGTGACCGGCTACAGACTTGAGGGACTGGCCGAGAACGGGATCATCCACCTGATCAACTCCGGGGCTTCCGCGCTGGACTGGACGGGACAGCAGGAGCTGGACGGCAAGCCCGCTCTGAAGCCGTTCTGGAAGATCAAACCGGAGGAGGCGTACCGGTGCCTGGACAACACCCGGTGGTGCCCGGCGAACCTGGGCTACTTCCGGGGAGGCGGGTTCTCCAGCGAGTTCCTGACGCGCGGCGGAATGCCGGTCACCATGAGCCGGGTCAATCTGGTGAAGGGCCTCGGGCCGGTGCTTCAGATTGCTGAGGGCTGGACGGTGGACCTGCCCACGGAGGTGGGGAAGGTGCTGATGAACCGCACGGATCCCACCTGGCCCACCACCTGGTTCGTGCCGCGCCTGACCGGATCGGGTCCGTTCCGGGATGTCTACAGCGTGATGAACAACTGGGGTGCCAACCATGGTGCCATCTGCTACGGGCACGTGGGGGCGGATCTGGTGACGCTGGCATCCATCCTGCGCATCCCCGTGGATATGCACAACCTGCCTGAGGAGCAGCTCTTCCGGCCGGCGGCGTGGTCCCGGTTCGGGGCGCTGGAGCCGCAGGGCGCCGACTATCGCGCTTGCGCGGCGTACGGGCCGCTTTACCGGTAG